GGGCGGTATTCTACGCGCACACCTACCAAGCGGGACCAAGGAAATCATGAAATGGATCTTGTGGGGAGACATCCTCGAACGACATGTCGTCGACAGTCTTGCCTCCGCGTTGCGGGCCGAGGGACACGACGTCGTTCACGTTCCGGTCCGGGAGCCCGGATACGTCCTTGATCCCGACGCGGAGACCGAGCGTCGGTGGGAGGCTTTGCTGGATGAAGCGCTCCCGGCCGACGCCTTGTTCAACTTCCGCGCAGACCACCTGACGCCGCGCCTTGTTGAGAAGCTGCGCGCGCAGGGCACGGTCACGTTCGCCTGGCTTTCCGACGACCCGCTGCTCTACCAACTCGTCTACCGGCACTTCGTCGAGTCCTACGACGTAACTCTCCACACCGGCCGCGAAGACGTGCTTGCGTTCTACGAACAACGGCACGGCATCAAAGGCTTCTCATTCCCCTTCTGGACCGACGACGCGCGCTACCCGGCTCGCTGGGATCCGGACGCGGCGGACATAGAACTGGGCTTTCTGGGGAACTGCACCGGACCAAGGCGAAACGGCCGCTACGATCTACTCGCGAGTCTCCCGTTCCGGACCCGGTTCTTCGGGCGGATGAATCGCGGTGACGAGGACTACGCAGGGATCGCCGGCGGCCTGCTGGCTCCCGATGAAATCTCCGAGGCAACAGCACGATTCCGCCTTGGATTGAGCATCCCCCAGGCGTTCGATGAAGCTGAGCCCCGGTTCTCATTCCCGGAACTTGTGGGATTCGGTGAGTTCTGCTTCCCGAGCCGGCTGATCGCGTACGCGGCAACGGGGGTCCCGTCGATCTCGCTGCAAGCAACCGCTTCGCCACTCGCATCGACGCTCACCGTCCGAACGAGAGCCGAGTTGGTTGGAATCGCCGCGGATCTGCTGGAGGATCCCGGGGCGCTCCTCGCGCTCTCTGCGTCCGTGCGCGCGGAGTTCGAAGCCTGCCTGAGCGCTCGAAGCCGTGTGGCGATGCTGTCCGGCCTGCTTTCGGAAAGGCGGGACCTCGACGTCAGGACGCGCGCGAACCTCTGGCGACAATTCGGCGAAAGTCCCGTGTCGATCGCCTTACGACGAACACGCCGCGCGGTTCCTAAGCCCCTCCCCCAACCGACCGAGACGACGGTGCTTGCGTTCCTTCGCGCTTCCGGCGTCGCACCGCGCCCGATCGATCTGCATAGCGCAGGCAACGCTCTCGGAGTGCGGATCGCCGCCTTCGACGTGGACGCATGCCCGACACTCGCCCGAAACCCGTGGGGCCTTCGCGCCGGCGACGGCCCGGTGGAGATCGACGGAGAACGTCTCGAGCGCCTCATCGAGCGAACGCGCGCGCGCGTCCTGCTCTTCGGCGACGGCTGCGCGCCGCGCGCCGACACTATCGAACGTCTTCGGGTCGCGGGCACCACAACCGTCGGCGTCTGGTTCGAGTCGCCGACGAAGGCCGCCGGAGCTTTCGCAATGAGGTTCGATGCGATCGCTACAAGCGACCCCTCTGCGATCGAGTTCTTCCAAGAGCGCGGCCTGCCTCCGATAGCACTACCCGAAGCCGCCTCCGCGGACCGGAGTGCGCGGCCTCCCGGCGTCCTGGTGCGCGGAGCGACGCCCGGCGCAGTAGCGCTCACATCCCGGTTGCAGGCGGCCGGCATTCCCGTCACTCCGGGACCGGAAGCCGAGATCGAACTGTTCTCAGCCGACACGGGCGAAAGCGCGGGTGCGGTCTTTGCGGCGGTTGCACGCGGCGCCCTCGTCATCGCACCAGCGCGCATTGCCCCGGAATCGCTCGACCCAAACGGCCAAATGCTGGTCTTCGAGAACCTCGCACAAGCAGTCGGGCTGTCCGCCTACTACGCCGCGCGTGCAGCGGAGTGCGACGAGATCCGCGCCGCAGCCGCGCGGCGAGCCGCAGAGTTCGGGTGGGATCATTGGCTGTCATCACTCCTCGGCGCGATCAAGGCGCCTGTGCCGACTTCAACCGGAAGCATCGCGGTGCTCGGCTACTACGGCCGCGGCAATGCCGGCGACGAGCTGATCCTGGCCGGCCTTGCCGAGCGACTTCCCGACACGGACCTCCGGGTGATCGGATACGACGCTGCGGGAGTGGCCGCCGGACACAACCTTCCCGCCGTCAACATCGCAGACCTGGACGCTGCGCGCGAGCTCATCGCCGGCGCGAGCGCGTTCGTAATCGGCGGAGGCGGACTGATTCACGACTACGCCCTTCGATCCGACGATGCCTCGGCGTGGCTCTCTGGAGAAGCGCGGCCAAGAAGTCTTGCGGCGATCGCGCTCCTGGCCGCCACCGCAGCGCGCGCCGGCGTTCCGGTCGGGATATACGGCATCGGAATCGGGCCGCTCGAGACTTCACTCGGGCGAGCGCTCGCGCGGTACGTAGCCGAGACTGCGGCGTTCATCTCGGTTCGCGACGAAGGCTCGGCAGAGATCCTCCGAGAGTGCGGTTTCAGGGGGGATTTGCTCGTCGGAGCCGATCCAACCCTGACTATCACCCGGCCGGACCCGGCCGGGGTTCTCTCCGAACTCACAGGCCTGGAGTACGTGTTCGTCGCCGCGCGTCGCTGGCCGAACGCGCCCGATGATTTCCCGAGCCGGCTGGCGGCGCTATTGGATCAAACCATTGAACGATTCGGAGTCCGCGCCGTCTTCCTCGCGTTTCAGGCTCCGGGCGCCGGCGCCGACGACGCGGCGATGCACCGCGCGATCGCCGATCGAATGCGGAGGCGGGACGCCGCATTGCACCTGGATGGGTTGGATCACAACGGGTTGCTCTGCGCGCTCGCCGGCGCGCGCGCCGGCATCGGCATGCGACTCCACGCGTCGATCCTCGCCAACTCCTTCGGAGTTCCGACCATCGGCATTGCCTACGACCCAAAGATCCGCGCTCACTACCGGCAGGTCGGCCGGGACGCGCTGGCCTTCGGACTCGACTTCCAGGTCGAGGCGGCCGAGGCGGCACTCGCCGACCTGCTCGTCGCCGGCAAACGACAGCGCACCGACATCCAGAACGCGATCGCACCGCTGAAGCGACGCGCTGAGAGCATGACGGGAGCGTTCGATCAGTGGCTTGAGGGCCTCCCGGCGCGACTCCCGGCGCGCGCGCTCGATCTGGATTCGGAACTCGCCGACCTGCGGACGGCACTCGGCCGGACCCTCGCCGATCCTCCGGCCGGCGCGTAGGCGGCGCTCAAACCCCGTCCGCCGGCGCTCTCGGCGCCGACACCTGAGCAGTATCGCCACGGGTATACTTTGCCGATCGACCGTCGGCTGGATCTCCTCGCGCACGTACGCTCGAGCATGATTGGCCGCGAGAAACCGCAACCGTGACCAATATCTCCTCGACGACCAAGACTGCAGCCCGACTCGCCGCGCGCGCCCTTGTCGACCGCGGCTCTCGCAGGCAGCTGGCAACGTATCCATCGCGCGCTTCCGCCCGGTTTCGCCGCTCGCGCACCGCGCGCATGTTCTCGGCTGGGCTGAACCTGGCAAGCATCGTTGTCTCGGGCAACGAGAGACTTCCCATCACCAGTCGCATCGCGTTCGCGCGCGGCCTTGCCGCGTTGCGCCGTCGCGAAAAGGTCGCACGAGAGATCGCGCACGACCTTCGCGAAGAACGTGGGGAGTCGGGTGCGGGGTTCGCAATCGAAGCCGAGGCTCACCGGCGAGCAGAACGCATTGATGCGGCAGTAGCGGCGGCCAACGAGGCCGCCCGGCGATCTCCCGAGTCTGGAACCGTCCAGCGGATCGCAGGCATGGTTTCACTGGCGTCGGGCGACTTCTCGACGGCGGCGCAAAGGCTGGCAATCGCAACACGGCGACGACCAAGAGATGCCGCAGTTCACCACGCCCTCGCGCGCGCCCTGCTGATGTCGGGAGGCGACGCCCTGCCGCACGCGGCGCGGGCGGTCGAGCTATCTCCGGGACAGGCTTCCTACGTCAAACTGCTTGGCAGCGTTCTCCGCCGTTCGGCGGACACCGAGCGCGCGCTTGAGCTACTGGACCGGAGCTTGCGCTCGCCCTCCGCGTCGCGCGCAGTTGTCGAGTCGATGGTCTCGGCGTTCCTGGACACCGACCGTCAGGATGACGCGATCGCTCTCATCCGGAAACGGGTGTCGCCGGAGGACCAGCCACGCTTGCTCGCTAAGGCCTTCCTAAACCTCCGTCGATACGAGGAGGCAGTCACCCACGCCGATCGAGCTATCGAGATCGATCCGCGCAATCCTTGGAACCACTACTTGCGCTCGAACGCGCTCCAAGGCATGGGCAATCTGTCGGCGGCGCTCGCATCACTGCAAGACGCGCGCGCGCGCGGCGACGACTCGCGATTCGAACGACGCGAGCGGCATCTGTCCGGGCTGATGCGCACGTTGACGGGAGACTGGATTCCGACGGTTCCGGGAATCCCTGAAACGCTGCAGCCTGCTGCGCCCGACAGGGTGCTGCACCTGCTGGAGCGCACCCTCCCGCACCGGCAGTCGGGCTACACGGTGCGATCGATGTACACGGTGACGGCGCAACGAGACGCGGGCCTCGACCCGATCGTGGTCACGCGCCTCGGGTTCCCCAAGATCGACGGCGTTCACGAGTACGAGCCCCTCGAGACGGTCGGCGGCGTCCCGCACTACCGTTTGGAGCTTCCGGATATCGTCAACTATGCCGAACTCCCTAAGGACGAGTACTTGGAGCGGTACGCGGCGGAAGCCGCGAAGGTCGTTCAGCGAGTACGGCCGGCGATGCTGCAACCCGCGTCGAGCTACTTCAACGCGATGGTCGGACTAGCACTGAAACGCCGGTTCAACATCCCGATGGTGTATGAGGTACGCGGCTTCCAGGAGGACTCGTGGGCATCGCGTAGGGACGACGCGCTCGGGACGGAGTTCTACGAAGGGCGCCTGCGCGCCGAGACGCTGTGCATGCAAGGCGCGGATCGCATCGTGACTCTCGCAGAGGTAATGAAAGAGGAGATCGCCGGCCGCGGTATCGACCCGGATCGGATTTGGATCATCCCAAACGCCGTAGACGTGGAGCACTTCACGCCGCGTGCACGCAACGACGCGCTCGCGCGCGACCTCGGTCTGCCCGGCGACCGCACCGTCCTGGGCTACATCTCCAGTCTGAGCGGTTACGAAGGTGTCGACACACTGCTGCGCGGAATCGCGGTCTTGCTCCAGCGCGGCGTGGCCGTGTCGGGACTCGTGGTCGGAGACGGACCCGAGTTGGAGCCCTTGCGACGCCTTGCCGGTGAACTCGGAATCACCGAACACGTGCGAATCACCGGCCGGGTACCTCACGATCAGATCCTCGAGTACTACTCCCTTATCGACGTCTTCGTCGTTCCCCGCAAGAACCTTCGCGTGTGTCGGCTGGTCACACCACTCAAGCCGTTTGAGGCGATGGCGATGCAGCGAGCGCTCCTAGTGAGCAATGTGACCGCCCTCGAAGAGATCGCAGCACCAGGCGAACGCGGCCTCTCGTTCGTAGCTGAGGATCCCGAGAGTCTCGCCGCGCAGGCAGAGGTGTTCGTTCGCGATCCGGAATTGCGGAATCAGATGGGCGCCGCAGCACGAGACTGGGTTACCCGCGAACGGACATGGACGCGAAACGCCGAGCGATACCGCGATCTGTACGAGAATTTGCTCTCAGAGCGAGGGCTTCGCCTCTCGGCCCCGCGATCCCCAGTCTCACCATCGGAGGTTTCCGGCTGAGTTCGGGGAAGACCGTGCCGGCAATCTGCGTGTTCGTCCGCAATCAGTTCCATCACGATGCGCGCGTCACGCGCATATGTTCCAGCCTCCAAGAGCAAGGCTTCGAGACAACCGTCTTCGCGGTTGCGGCGGTCGGCGCCCCGGCGAGCGACTCATGGGAGGACGGGCACCTGGTGGCGCGCGTGAACGTCGAAACGCCGATACATCGGAGTGCCCGGTTCGTTACCCGATCCCTCGCGACTCTCGTCCGCCGCCCAAAGCCTGCGCGCGCCGGAACAGACGTCTCTGCCCCGCGGGAGCGATCTCAGACGCAAACGAGTCTTCAGCCTGTGGGAACCGGGCGTAAATCCGCGCGCGCGCTCCTGCTCCCATTGAATCGCACATGGCAGAACGTCGCTTACGCAAGGGAGGCCGGGCGCAGAGCCGGGCGATTGCACCCGGTCGCCTACCACTGCAACGATCTCAACACCGTGCTTGCAGGATGGGTCGCACGTCGGATTCACCCTGCCCCTTTGATCTACGACTCCCATGAGCTGTGGCCACATCGCAAGAGAGCCGACGCCGGACCCATCAAGACCTTTGTTGGGGAACTGGCGGATCGCTATTGGGCTCGGCGCGCCGACGCGGTCGTGACGGTCAACGACTCGATCGCCCAACATATGCAACGCCGCTACCGCGTGCGGCAGGTGCACGTCGTGCGCAACCTCCCGGCAACGACGAGCCGCGTGGAGCCGGCAGCGGCGTATGCGATCGGACATGTACCTCGCCCCCGCCTGATGTACGTGGGCGGCGTCCAGACCCACCGCGGACTAGAGGAACTGATCGACGCGATGCCGCTGATCAAACACGGCACTCTTGTTGTAGTCGGCCCGGGAAACGACGCGTACCGCGGCGAACTCGAGGAGCGCGCGCGCAGCCGCCGGGTGGCCGACCGCGTCGTCTTCCACGGCCTCGTTCCCCACGCACAACTCGTCGGCGTTCTGGCAACCGGGGACATCGGCTTCGCGCTGATCAAGAACTTCTGCCTCTCGTATTACCTCTCGTTGCCCAACAAGCTCACCGAGTACATCCACGCGGGCCTCCCCGTCGTTGCGAGCGACTTCCCCGAGATGCGGTCGGTGGTGGAAGGCAACCAAGTGGGAATCGTGTGTGACCCATCGGATCCTGCTGCGATCGCACGCAGCGTGAACGAACTGCTGGCCGACACAGAAGGCCTTGAGCGCATGAAGGCGAACGCGCGCGCGGCTGCACGCGAACTCAACTGGGAACTTGAATCCAAGCGCTTGCTCGCGATCTATCGAGAACTGATCCCAGCCGACCGATGGCCGGTGAAGTCGTGAAGCGCGTCTGCATGCTCGTGCGCAACTCGCTGGAGTTCGATCCACGCGTCGAACGTGAGGCGGCAGCCCTTGCGCGCGCCGGGTACGACGTCACCATCATCGCCATATGGGAACCGGCGCGGACCGTCCGCAGGGAAGAGCGCAAGGGGTTTCGCATCCGCAGGGTGAGTCGCCGCCGCCCCGGATTCGACTTCATCACTTCTGTCGCCGGGCGCGCCGTCGGGCGCCTGCGTTCCGGGCACCACGATGGTTCCTCGGGGTCGCTCCCGGGCAGGCTCCCGGCTCTCGCGATCCGCGGCGCATCCCTGTGGATCGGACGCGCGCTCAACCTTCTCCCCGCGATCACACAACGCTGGGCGATCGAATGGCGCATGGCGCTGGCCACCGCCGCCGCACGTCCCGACATCGTTCACGCGCACGACCTCAACACACTCGCCCCCGCGTCATGGGCCGCGCGTGTACGTCGCGCGAAACTCGTCTACGACTCCCACGAGATCTCTCCGGGTCTTCCCACGGTGCAAGATCCGGCACGCGTTTCGCGGTTCGAAGCACGCCTCATCCGACGCGCCGATGCAGTGATCCACACAACGCCGATGCGCGCGCGGTGGGCGGCCGAAACCTACGGGATTCGGACGCCGGTAGTCGTCCGAAACGTCCCCGAGGGATCATGCGAGATCGCTCCCGTGAACATCGCCGCGGAGATCGGCCTCCCACCCGGCACGCGAGTTGTCCTGCACCAAGGGAACATGCAACGAGACCGCGGACTCGAGGCGCTGATAACAGCCTTTGCGTCTCTCGACGAAGGCTTCGGGCTTCTGATGCTCGGCGGTGGGCGGCTGCGCCCGGGATTGGAGCAACTCGTCGCCTCCCTCGGGCTCGCTGAGCGGGTCAAGTTCCGAGCGTCGGTCCCTCACTCCGAGTTGTTGAGCTGGACGGCCGGAGCTTGGTGCGGCGCCTCACTCCTCGTCGATACGTGCCTGAACCACCGGTACTCGCTGCCCAACAAGCTGTTCGAGTATCTCGCCGTCGGTGTCCCACTGATCTGCTCGGACAACGAGGAAATCGGCGAGTTCGTGCGCGCGCACTCCTGCGGCGAAGTCTGCAATCCCTCCGACCCGGCGTCTGTGGCAG
This region of Actinomycetota bacterium genomic DNA includes:
- a CDS encoding polysaccharide pyruvyl transferase family protein, coding for MKWILWGDILERHVVDSLASALRAEGHDVVHVPVREPGYVLDPDAETERRWEALLDEALPADALFNFRADHLTPRLVEKLRAQGTVTFAWLSDDPLLYQLVYRHFVESYDVTLHTGREDVLAFYEQRHGIKGFSFPFWTDDARYPARWDPDAADIELGFLGNCTGPRRNGRYDLLASLPFRTRFFGRMNRGDEDYAGIAGGLLAPDEISEATARFRLGLSIPQAFDEAEPRFSFPELVGFGEFCFPSRLIAYAATGVPSISLQATASPLASTLTVRTRAELVGIAADLLEDPGALLALSASVRAEFEACLSARSRVAMLSGLLSERRDLDVRTRANLWRQFGESPVSIALRRTRRAVPKPLPQPTETTVLAFLRASGVAPRPIDLHSAGNALGVRIAAFDVDACPTLARNPWGLRAGDGPVEIDGERLERLIERTRARVLLFGDGCAPRADTIERLRVAGTTTVGVWFESPTKAAGAFAMRFDAIATSDPSAIEFFQERGLPPIALPEAASADRSARPPGVLVRGATPGAVALTSRLQAAGIPVTPGPEAEIELFSADTGESAGAVFAAVARGALVIAPARIAPESLDPNGQMLVFENLAQAVGLSAYYAARAAECDEIRAAAARRAAEFGWDHWLSSLLGAIKAPVPTSTGSIAVLGYYGRGNAGDELILAGLAERLPDTDLRVIGYDAAGVAAGHNLPAVNIADLDAARELIAGASAFVIGGGGLIHDYALRSDDASAWLSGEARPRSLAAIALLAATAARAGVPVGIYGIGIGPLETSLGRALARYVAETAAFISVRDEGSAEILRECGFRGDLLVGADPTLTITRPDPAGVLSELTGLEYVFVAARRWPNAPDDFPSRLAALLDQTIERFGVRAVFLAFQAPGAGADDAAMHRAIADRMRRRDAALHLDGLDHNGLLCALAGARAGIGMRLHASILANSFGVPTIGIAYDPKIRAHYRQVGRDALAFGLDFQVEAAEAALADLLVAGKRQRTDIQNAIAPLKRRAESMTGAFDQWLEGLPARLPARALDLDSELADLRTALGRTLADPPAGA
- a CDS encoding glycosyltransferase; protein product: MTNISSTTKTAARLAARALVDRGSRRQLATYPSRASARFRRSRTARMFSAGLNLASIVVSGNERLPITSRIAFARGLAALRRREKVAREIAHDLREERGESGAGFAIEAEAHRRAERIDAAVAAANEAARRSPESGTVQRIAGMVSLASGDFSTAAQRLAIATRRRPRDAAVHHALARALLMSGGDALPHAARAVELSPGQASYVKLLGSVLRRSADTERALELLDRSLRSPSASRAVVESMVSAFLDTDRQDDAIALIRKRVSPEDQPRLLAKAFLNLRRYEEAVTHADRAIEIDPRNPWNHYLRSNALQGMGNLSAALASLQDARARGDDSRFERRERHLSGLMRTLTGDWIPTVPGIPETLQPAAPDRVLHLLERTLPHRQSGYTVRSMYTVTAQRDAGLDPIVVTRLGFPKIDGVHEYEPLETVGGVPHYRLELPDIVNYAELPKDEYLERYAAEAAKVVQRVRPAMLQPASSYFNAMVGLALKRRFNIPMVYEVRGFQEDSWASRRDDALGTEFYEGRLRAETLCMQGADRIVTLAEVMKEEIAGRGIDPDRIWIIPNAVDVEHFTPRARNDALARDLGLPGDRTVLGYISSLSGYEGVDTLLRGIAVLLQRGVAVSGLVVGDGPELEPLRRLAGELGITEHVRITGRVPHDQILEYYSLIDVFVVPRKNLRVCRLVTPLKPFEAMAMQRALLVSNVTALEEIAAPGERGLSFVAEDPESLAAQAEVFVRDPELRNQMGAAARDWVTRERTWTRNAERYRDLYENLLSERGLRLSAPRSPVSPSEVSG
- a CDS encoding glycosyltransferase family 4 protein; amino-acid sequence: MPAICVFVRNQFHHDARVTRICSSLQEQGFETTVFAVAAVGAPASDSWEDGHLVARVNVETPIHRSARFVTRSLATLVRRPKPARAGTDVSAPRERSQTQTSLQPVGTGRKSARALLLPLNRTWQNVAYAREAGRRAGRLHPVAYHCNDLNTVLAGWVARRIHPAPLIYDSHELWPHRKRADAGPIKTFVGELADRYWARRADAVVTVNDSIAQHMQRRYRVRQVHVVRNLPATTSRVEPAAAYAIGHVPRPRLMYVGGVQTHRGLEELIDAMPLIKHGTLVVVGPGNDAYRGELEERARSRRVADRVVFHGLVPHAQLVGVLATGDIGFALIKNFCLSYYLSLPNKLTEYIHAGLPVVASDFPEMRSVVEGNQVGIVCDPSDPAAIARSVNELLADTEGLERMKANARAAARELNWELESKRLLAIYRELIPADRWPVKS
- a CDS encoding glycosyltransferase; the protein is MAGEVVKRVCMLVRNSLEFDPRVEREAAALARAGYDVTIIAIWEPARTVRREERKGFRIRRVSRRRPGFDFITSVAGRAVGRLRSGHHDGSSGSLPGRLPALAIRGASLWIGRALNLLPAITQRWAIEWRMALATAAARPDIVHAHDLNTLAPASWAARVRRAKLVYDSHEISPGLPTVQDPARVSRFEARLIRRADAVIHTTPMRARWAAETYGIRTPVVVRNVPEGSCEIAPVNIAAEIGLPPGTRVVLHQGNMQRDRGLEALITAFASLDEGFGLLMLGGGRLRPGLEQLVASLGLAERVKFRASVPHSELLSWTAGAWCGASLLVDTCLNHRYSLPNKLFEYLAVGVPLICSDNEEIGEFVRAHSCGEVCNPSDPASVAAAIQSLAARHDAAAEAARAAGKIHRWEDEERALLDLYANL